One Streptomyces sp. NBC_00554 DNA segment encodes these proteins:
- a CDS encoding WhiB family transcriptional regulator, producing MINRHRPLLAHWDWQMRALCRGMDSALFFSPHAERGIEKQAREEKAREICRRCSVIEACAWTALSSREPYGVWGGLSENERRTLQQAPGRGPVTEKAPGRSRSGGDRPQSLRTLPRAPLPGRSEGRRDAVDDAEQVEGRGE from the coding sequence GTGATCAACCGACACCGCCCTCTGCTTGCGCACTGGGATTGGCAGATGCGAGCGCTCTGCCGCGGCATGGACAGTGCCCTCTTCTTCTCGCCGCACGCCGAACGCGGTATTGAGAAGCAGGCGCGGGAGGAGAAGGCCCGGGAAATCTGCAGGCGCTGCAGCGTGATCGAAGCTTGCGCGTGGACCGCGTTGAGCAGTCGTGAACCGTACGGAGTCTGGGGCGGCTTGTCCGAGAACGAGCGCCGCACGCTTCAACAAGCCCCAGGCCGTGGCCCCGTGACGGAAAAGGCGCCCGGTCGGTCCCGCTCGGGCGGCGACCGGCCGCAGTCGCTTCGCACCCTTCCGCGCGCGCCGCTCCCCGGACGAAGCGAAGGTCGCCGAGATGCCGTGGACGATGCTGAACAGGTCGAAGGCCGTGGCGAGTGA
- a CDS encoding SDR family NAD(P)-dependent oxidoreductase — MSGSVAIVVGAGGALGRATALALAADGFTVVAVDRNAHALKELPDTIGREVGDASDPDVARALVDRIAAEAGPPDVLVNALGAFDLSDTFTTTPEALRLMVDVNLGAALWLSQAAGVHMRTRGSGAIVHVSARPGLEPTAGMTAYGVSKAALAHLVRILDLELRPSGVRVNAVAPQLIDTPKNRGFLSEDQLAHAVSPEAIAKVIAFLVSDAAAPISGAILPTYGG; from the coding sequence GTGAGCGGCAGCGTGGCGATCGTGGTCGGCGCCGGTGGTGCCCTTGGCCGTGCGACCGCCTTGGCCCTTGCCGCCGACGGCTTCACGGTTGTGGCCGTCGACCGCAACGCGCACGCGCTCAAGGAGTTGCCCGACACCATCGGCCGCGAAGTCGGCGACGCAAGCGATCCGGACGTGGCCAGGGCTCTCGTCGACCGGATCGCCGCTGAGGCCGGTCCTCCGGACGTGCTGGTGAACGCCCTGGGTGCGTTCGATCTCTCCGACACGTTCACCACGACGCCCGAAGCGCTGCGCCTCATGGTCGACGTGAACCTGGGTGCGGCCCTGTGGCTGAGCCAGGCGGCCGGGGTCCACATGCGAACGCGTGGGTCCGGAGCCATCGTGCACGTCTCCGCGCGGCCGGGGCTCGAACCGACCGCGGGCATGACGGCCTACGGCGTCAGCAAGGCCGCGCTCGCGCACCTCGTCCGCATCCTCGACCTCGAACTGCGTCCCAGCGGCGTCCGGGTGAACGCGGTAGCCCCGCAGCTGATCGACACCCCCAAGAACCGCGGCTTCCTCAGCGAGGACCAGCTGGCGCACGCGGTTTCCCCGGAAGCGATCGCGAAAGTGATCGCCTTCCTCGTGAGTGATGCCGCCGCACCGATCAGCGGAGCGATTCTGCCGACCTACGGCGGCTGA